In a single window of the Labeo rohita strain BAU-BD-2019 chromosome 23, IGBB_LRoh.1.0, whole genome shotgun sequence genome:
- the senp1 gene encoding sentrin-specific protease 1: MFNKFCDWIGTGIASLRNGVPAGGVHTGSVRVDQDGTIRRKRPLDCLEDGDAVDQEEERVVKKFRMGDIMDTVKNAAEGMKTHGSSVAFWVKNSVRPNVTNVLPASPGPPQTGIPSEPAGNSAASASLWVENKTSLKFGDRLRDKLKDTFVAPSSSSEWRTVTKSGSLRTEQSVTISKASRRQVCMDHPPHDTHKANGHSVNLPSASTPKPSPSPRLGRSLYHRPHSFLSSPETSSGKAMYTSLFEKTFPIRVVQSPSHGSSNRLLRARTRCTAQESVREEEKEVYRQLLAMVSGGQSTFLQDGSSHSSIRSHRDFSSFLSSSRSRLHCASPAGSGAGVSSYGLSSLPPSPQHGSSQTSSALPSPGASSSIPEPQLWAHELEPSAKGPVVPSAPSPAALQDTSSQDTQSSAHDGDSVIFVKEQQGKKHENSSVPCFQAELWIKELTSLYDSRARERRRLIEEQEALASQLLRQRLSGVGRAAPTSVELKVRVPLEKEVPVAAVIQKPQPIQEEPEFPELTEDMEKEVSRALRGGSQDEVLSEGFRLTITRKDLQTLSHLNWLNDEVINFYMNLLVERSKQPNLPSAYTFNTFFFPKLRSSGYSAVRRWTKKVDIFSVDIILVPVHLGVHWCLSTVDFRKKSITYFDSMGGNNDEACRILLKYLKQESEDKKGQNFDTSEWTLKSKRPNEIPQQMNGSDCGMFTCKYAEYITKDRPITFTQKHMPYFRRRMVWEILNQKLL; encoded by the exons ATGTTTAATAAGTTCTGCGATTGGATCGGAACCGGAATCGCCAGTCTGCGAAACGGAGTTCCAGCTGGTGGGGTTCATACCGGTTCCGTGAGAGTGGATCAAGACGGAACCATACGGAGAAAAAGACCACTAGACTG TTTGGAAGATGGAGATGCAGTTGATCAGGAGGAGGAGAGAGTGGTGAAGAAATTCAGAATGG GAGATATTATGGATACGGTAAAAAACGCAGCCGAAGGAATGAAAACCCATGGTTCGAGTGTTGCGTTTTGGGTGAAGAACAGTGTCAGACCTAATGTGACGAACGTGTTGCCGGCATCACCGGGTCCACCCCAAACAGGAATACCATCAGAACCTGCAGGCAATTCCGCTGCATCAGCATCTTTGTGGGTGGAAAACAAG ACAAGTTTAAAGTTTGGGGATCGGTTACGTGATAAACTCAAGGACACATTTGTAGCTCCATctagttcatctgaatggaggACCGTCACAAAGTCTG GTTCCTTACGGACTGAACAGTCAGTGACCATATCAAAAGCAAGCAGAAGACAAGTTTGTATGGACCATCCACCCcatgacacacacaaagctaACGGACACTCTGTTAACTTGCCTTCGGCCTCCACGCCAAAACCATCACCCTCTCCCCGCTTGGGCAGATCCCTGTACCATCGACCACACAG CTTTTTGTCATCTCCTGAGACCAGTTCAGGAAAAGCCATGTATACCAGCCTGTTTGAGAAGACCTTTCCAATTCGAGTAGTCCAGAGTCCTTCACATGGTAGCTCGAACCGCCTCCTCCGGGCCAGAACCCGCTGCACAGCACAGGAG TCGGTGCGTGAGGAAGAAAAGGAAGTTTACCGGCAGCTCCTAGCCATGGTGTCTGGTGGCCAGTCGACCTTCCTTCAAGATGGAAGTTCTCACTCCAGCATTCGCTCGCATCGAGATTT CTCCAGCTTTCTGTCGTCCAGCCGAAGTCGTCTTCATTGTGCCTCTCCAGCAGGCTCTGGCGCTGGAGTGTCGTCCTACGGGTTATCCAGTCTGCCTCCCAGCCCCCAGCATGGGTCCAGCCAGACTTCCAGTGCCCTGCCCAGTCCTGGTGCGTCCTCTAGCATTCCAGAGCCTCAGCTATGGGCTCATGAACTTGAGCCCAGCGCTAAAGGACCAGTTGTTCCCTCCGCTCCATCACCAGCTGCCCTTCAGGATACCTCCTCTCAGGACACACAGTCATCAG CTCATGACGGAGATTCAGTCATTTTTGTGAAGGAGCAGCAGGGAAAGAAGCATGAAAACTCAAG TGTGCCGTGCTTCCAGGCTGAACTGTGGATCAAAGAACT GACTAGCCTCTATGACTCTCGAGCTCGAGAGCGACGGAGGTTGATTGAAGAGCAGGAGGCTTTGGCCTCTCAGCTCCTGCGCCAG CGCCTCTCTGGAGTGGGTCGAGCCGCCCCAACGAGTGTTGAGCTAAAGGTTCGAGTCCCTCTAGAGAAGGAGGTTCCTGTTGCAGCTGTTATCCAAAAGCCTCAGCCTATTCAAGAGGAGCCAGAATTCCCAGAGTTAACAGAG GACATGGAGAAGGAGGTGAGCAGAGCTTTGAGAGGCGGCAGTCAGGATGAGGTTCTCAGCGAGGGCTTCCGCCTCACCATCACCAGAAAGGACCTGCAGACGCTCAGCCATCTCAACTGGCTCAATGATGAG GTTATTAATTTCTACATGAACCTGCTGGTGGAGCGCAGTAAACAGCCCAACCTGCCCTCTGCTTACACCTTCAACACTTTCTTCTTTCCCAAGCTGCGGAGCTCCGGTTACTCTGCTGTCCGCCGCTGGACCAAGAAAGTGGACATATTTTCTGTAGACATCATATTGGTGCCTGTCCACCTGGGGGTGCACTGGTGCCTGTCT ACGGTGGATTTTCGTAAGAAGAGCATCACTTACTTTGATTCAATGGGAGGAAACAACGACGAGGCCTGCAGGATTTTATT AAAATATCTGAAACAAGAGAGTGAAGACAAGAAGGGGCAGAACTTTGATACCTCAGAATGGACTCTAAAAAGTAAAAGACCCAAT GAGATTCCTCAGCAAATGAATGGAAGTGATTGCGGAATGTTCACATGCAAATATGCTGAATACATCACCAAAGACCGGCCAATCACATTCACACAG AAACACATGCCCTATTTCAGAAGACGAATGGTATGGGAGATCCTCAACCAAAAACTGTTGTGA
- the LOC127155198 gene encoding protein lifeguard 2-like, with translation MTQGKVSVTNKSNNDSDVQPMASGPPSYEEATAGGSPCYSGAYPGDSEMLTEFSWDDQNIRRIFIRKVYTILMLQLSVTAAFVALFIFCEPVKYYIQANPGWYWASYVVFFITYLTLSCCRGPRRQFPWNLILLVIFTLSLSYMTGMLSSYYNTKSVIICLGITALVCLAITIFSFQTRIDITSYQGVLLIFCTVLFICGLVLAIILPFGYVPWLHALYAALGAILFCMFLAFDTQMLMGKKQYTISPEEYIFATLSLYLDIVYIFSFILQLFGTPERE, from the exons ATGACGCAGGGAAAG GTTTCAGTGACGAACAAGTCAAACAATGACTCAGATGTTCAGCCGATGGCTTCAGGTCCTCCAAGTTATGAGGAGGCAACTGCtg GTGGAAGCCCTTGTTATAGCGGAGCTTATCCTGGAGATAGTGAGATGCTCACAGAATTCAGCTGGGATGACCAAAACATCAGGAGGATATTCATCCGCAAG GTGTACACCATCCTGATGCTCCAGCTATCTGTCACAGCAGCCTTTGTGGCTCTTTTCATTTTCTG CGAACCTGTGAAGTATTACATACAGGCCAACCCTGGCTGGTATTGGGCATCATA TGTAGTGTTTTTTATCACATATCTGACCCTATCCTGCTGCCGTGGACCCCG GAGGCAGTTCCCATGGAATCTGATTCTGCTTGTCATCTTT ACTCTGTCTCTGTCTTACATGACAGGAATGTTGTCCAG CTACTACAATACTAAATCTGTCATCATCTGCCTGGGAATTACTGCCTTGGTGTGTCTTGCTATTACCATCTTTAGCTTCCAAACCAGG ATTGATATTACTTCATACCAAGGCGTGCTGCTAATCTTCTGCACAGTATTGTTTATTTGTGGACTTGTCCTGGCAATCATCCTGCCCTTTGGATAC GTTCCATGGTTGCACGCTCTGTACGCTGCCTTGGGAGCAATATTGTTTTGCATG ttCCTGGCATTTGACACACAGATGCTGATGGGGAAAAAGCAATACACAATAAGCCCCGAGGAATACATCTTTGCCACCCTCAGCTTATACCTGGACATTGTTTACATCTTCTCTTTCATTCTCCAGTTGTTTGGAACTCCTGAACGGGAGTGA